In Miscanthus floridulus cultivar M001 chromosome 8, ASM1932011v1, whole genome shotgun sequence, the sequence GATGGCTCCGGTGGTTTCATGGGTGCACGACAAATGCGTCTAGGGCTCAAGCGGGGCCTTGGACTCCcaggtggccgttaggggctccAGCACCCATGGCGACATGATGTCGACGGTGAGGTGCGTGGTTCGCTACGGGCTCCAGCGAGGTGGTCACAGACGTGTgcgtgggtgcgggtgttcccaGCGGCCGAAGACGgccctggcctacgcgctcctggtgtggagcgccatggccggcgtggtaTAGTCCGACGGCGAGCAGGGAGAGATCGGgaggctcaccgtaggtgtcgtgggagataggaTGGCGGTGCCGTGTCGATTCGAGGCCGTGAAGCTTCGAAAGtcgtgcagtgccgtgccgaaccacgtcggtgacgaaACGTCGGCGCCATCTTTGGCTCTGACGACCTCCTCCTCCACGGTGGCTTCGGCGTTTTCtcccctttcttccccttctcccccttctcccttggTTCGGATGTGTTGTGGACAGCCACCAAAAGGCGGCGGGCGATGGACGATCGCTAGGGCAATCGAGGCTGTGGCTTTATAGCCGAAGCCCGAGCTCCAAGGCGGACGGCTGTGGATTGCGTCGAGCGCATCAGGCGGCATCGCGGCGTGGGGTGGTTGGCGCGGAAGTCACGTGGGCGATGCGCCTAGGGGGAGACAggaccatgccccgggcatgacccctggcCTGCCCCCTACCACCGCTGTCGGCGTTCTGTTGGAGGGGAGAATCGGCGTGggtgtggagaagatgaacagggaaaAAGGCTAACGAGTGGGGCCCGTTGGCAGCGGCTGCGGGCGAAGGGAAGAGGGGCGGCGCGGGTGAACAGCGCGTGGCTGACGCGCGGGGCCAAGGTGGCAGCGACTGCTGGCGAGCTAAGGGCGCGTGGGCGACGCTGGGCCGCAAGCTAGGGCCGCGCGCGCGCACCGGGTGAATGCGGGtgtggttgggctggctgggctgctgcgcgctggcgggccgagaagccgagcaggcctaggctgtgaggccttctccttttcctttttcatttttcttttcttatccattatttgaattcaaatttggtttagaatttgaattcaaaactgagGCAACTTATTCGTTGGAATTTAGGGAATTtcgtttaataataactttatgggttattactttaatggaattATTAAACATagcataaaacaaatgaaaacccaaatcacaatttaagttaacattgtATGCAACATGGTATTTGTTGAaaatttaataatcataattaacaaatgatatgTCATGCTTAtatgttgacttaggttgggttacttctaatgcaaatcttagggttggctcctacaatgtcactcatcatcacatgggagttttaagaaaaatttgtagttgtgatttttggtgtgtggatttctgGGTTGTTACATTACCTCCCTGGCCTAATTATAAGCGGTTTTGAAGGtgattttgtctttttcttttttatttattttgtctaaatctttaaaaaatcatagtaaatcacagaaaaattataaaatgaaaaatctaattttgttggactccacgtgagtagatctacacagtgaacatataatatgatatgctttagtacaaagtttttgctgtagctttagatctatgtttttttataattaaatataataattcatagatgcagtttctatggttcaattgttctaaaatttttatggtgggctaattattgcatgcttaaactatagtaaaaTTTTCATActtattggatcatgtataacttagctataaattttatttaggtttatacttgttaaatataaataaatctataactaagctatacatgatccaatgagtatgagatttttactatagttcaatcatacaataattatctcaccataaaaatttcattacAATTGGACCataaaactgcagctatgaattattccaactAATTAcaaaaaagcatagatctaaagccacaacaaaaaaatttgtactaaagcataccatattatatgttaactgtgtagatctactcgtgtggagtccaacaaaattggattttctattttatgatttttctgtgatttactataatttttcaaaaattcagccaaaataaataaaaaagaaaaagataaaaccgccttcaaaactgcttataatAGGACCAgagaggtaagatgaacggttttaaaagttgagggaggtgttttgcTCGGTTTTGGAGTTTAGGGAGTAAAAGTGGATTTTCATGAAAGTTGAGGAGGTAATGTAGACTTTTTCATAATATAAAAAGCGAAAACCAAACTCTTATTGACTTCGACGCTATAGCCCAGTCGCATCCCCTTGAGCACAATTAGGCCCAGTCAGCCCACGCTATTCATCCTAGGGTTTTGTCTCCGCCACACGCTCCCCCCTCTCTTATATAAATCCTCCGCCGCCGCTACCCTTCCTCTTCCCCTCGCGCACCGCTCTTCCCCaccccgccgccgcagcagccgccGTCGCAACTGCCACTGTCGCCATGGGTAAGACACCGCCAGGATTCCATCCTTCGTTGGAGTTATCCTCCTTATCTTCGCGCCGATCTGACACCCGTTTTGTTGTGTGGCGATGACTGGCAGCCCGGATCAAGGTGCACGAGCTCCGGGGGAAGAGCAAGACGGACCTGCAGGCGCAGCTCAAGGAGCTCAAGTCTGAGCTCTCCCTCCTCCGCGTCGCCAAGGTCACCGGCGGCGCACCCAACAAGCTGTCCAAGATGTGCGTACCTCCAGCCTCTATTTTCTCCTGCTATTCTCTGCTCCTGAACTGGACTGAATCGAATCGAATTGTACCCGTCCCCTGTGGTTCTTCAGCAAGGTGGTGCGTACCTCGATCGCGCGCGTACTTACGGTGATCTCGCAGAAGCAGAAGTCGGCGCTGCGGGAGGCttacaagaagaagaagctgcTCCCCCTCGACCTCCGCCCCAAGAAGACCCGTGCCATCCGCCGCCGCCTGACCAAGCACCAGGTATACACGCCATACTCCTACGACCACTGCCCCGTAATGTTAGAATATGGCGTTTTAATTGAAACACTTGCAGATGTTCTGCTATAACTTTCATTTGATACTAACATCATGACTTAGTGAAATTAGGTGGAACCTTGAGTATATAATTCCAGTGCACTTAGGCTGGAACCTTGAGTATATATTATTCCAGTGGCAATTATTTCTGATAATCTGTTGAGTTGTCATTCTGTAATTTGATTGTCTTGTTTACAATAAGTGGTATACAAGTTATTATGCTATGTTTCTTCCATGATGGGCAACTCCAAGAGCATTTTTATATCCTTTATAATTGATAGGAATAAATATCCTGATAATCTGTTGCATCAATTTGATTGGCTCTTTCAATAAGTGTTATATAAGTTATGTTATGTTCCTTGTTGGATGAATCATTAATTGAGTAACAGATTATTTCTTTTGAAATTCCTTTGAGCTTCATGAGCCAATAGATTTTGCGTATGGATGCAACTTTAGAATGTGAGTTATGTTTGCTGACTGAATATATGAGCTGAATAATGTTATTGCTCTTTGATGTGCAAAATCAAGGTTAGTGTTTGTGGTTGGTGATATTTTTCCTTCAATCTGTTCATATACGGTTTTAAGCATTTGCAGATACCTGATAACCCTCTCCATGTGGAGCTCAAGTTTGCAACCAGGTTTAGGTTTTAGGGTTATCAGGTGTCTGCAAGCACTAGCCAGTTGTGTTATCTTTCAATTGCTATGACACAGCACAAAATGGTGGTATATAATCAGTTTCTGAATGTTTGACATGTGGGCAAGTGACAATTGAAACAATAACTTGTTTAAAATGTGACACTGGAATTTCAATTGATTGATAGTCTGTTATCCATCACCAGCTGTTTGTAGCTGAAATTGCATGACATATTTCTCTGAGTGGTTGCTCTTTTGTGTTGGTTTTTTAACCATAGATGGCCTGACATTTTTCGCTGTTTGTCCTGCAGCTTTCTCTGAAGACGGAGAGGGAAAAGAAGCGTGAGAAGTACTTCCCCATGAGGAAGTATGCTATCAAGGCCTAGGTCAGAACTGTGAGATGCTGTGCTTAGCATATCATCAGCTGTTTCTTTCCCTAGGAAGTGTTTTAAGTTTTGATTTGTATGGACATTTGCTGTGTGTCGAAAGTACGATGTATTTCCTCTGTTACCACAAATGCCTAGATTGGTTTGACTGGCAATTCGTATTGGCGTTCATATTTGGTGGCAACTTCTTTTCGTCTACAATCATATCACTAGATGTTTAACGTTCATTATATCTGTGACCGTTTTAACCAATTGCGCTCatacttcttcttctttcttcttctttttttttttttttttttttttttgcaaaagcaGTCATATCTCTGGTTGAGGAGCCATGCTAAGTTAGCAAGCTTCAAATTCTGTTCGAACCGAGTATAAATCCTGTGTGGTGCTTCTGAATTTGATTCACAAATTCCGTTCGAACCGAGTATAAACAATCCTGCGTGGGTGCTTCTGAATTTGATTCACAAATTCAGTTCGAACCGAGTATAAACACTGTGCGGTGGTTCTGAATTCAATTATGATGAGTCATGTTTGATGCATTCCTCGTGCTGCCACGGTAAATGGAAGCAGAAACTAGTCTCTTATGGTTAATATCGATCGGCCTGCTAAAAACAGCACCTTTGTTCCATCTATGTTTGATGCATTCCTCGTGCTGTGGCACTAAATGGAAAGAAACTTGCATGGTTAACATATCGACCAGCCTGCTAAAAACAGCACCTTTATTCCATCTGGGAGCCATCTTACTTCGAGCGTACTTTGTTCAGATCCAACCCAAGCACAGGTAAGTATGAATCTCGTGAGGCTTTTAATTTTCGCAAAACTGAACACGCGTGGAATTAAAAATGTAGAAACAGAAGAGAAACCAAACATTGGCCCAAGAGTAGGGGACCGAAAAGTTTTGGAAAGAGCGTGCCAATAAGGGATGCACATGACCAAAGGGCCTGTAGCACGTCAGGTACTGGGTTCAACTCGGGTCCGTTGTACTTTCAATGATATGAGATGTTCCTATCCATAGGTATATGACATTCCCATTAATCTCGAACATTTGCTGACTCAATCTTCGGAGATACTCATAGGGATAAGATTTACATGCACACGTTTGTAGAGGTGAGTGTACGTACGTTATGAGTATCTACGCTGTACTGTGTAATAAAAAAAACATGGCTGGAGCCGTAAGCAATTTGCCAATCGCTCAGAACGAAAGCTAAATATACGTCTGTAATCTCTAGTATCTCTTACAACTCTCCCTTCGTATCGAAGTAGATACAACAAATCGCTGTGGACAAAAAATCAACCCTTAAAACAATGACCCTCAAAACTAAATTACAATTTTTTTCTGC encodes:
- the LOC136473824 gene encoding large ribosomal subunit protein uL29w, whose product is MARIKVHELRGKSKTDLQAQLKELKSELSLLRVAKVTGGAPNKLSKIKVVRTSIARVLTVISQKQKSALREAYKKKKLLPLDLRPKKTRAIRRRLTKHQLSLKTEREKKREKYFPMRKYAIKA